In a genomic window of Amycolatopsis japonica:
- a CDS encoding toxin-antitoxin system HicB family antitoxin — MDLTPYITSLREDLANTASAGDEQTRRAAALLSSALEPAARLTIMNALADLAAEVTSALPGHVVDVRLDGRDVRVVVTGAGEGAEQSAPRSEAPRETPRAPKVDTGDITRITLRLFEQVKGQAEAAAASQGVSLNTFVSQAVQGALGKSGSEHWQHKQKPGGGAGSHLHGWVQG; from the coding sequence ATGGATCTGACGCCGTACATCACGAGCCTTCGCGAGGACCTCGCGAACACGGCTTCGGCCGGCGACGAGCAGACGCGGCGCGCTGCCGCGCTGCTGTCGTCGGCGCTGGAGCCCGCCGCCCGACTGACCATCATGAACGCTCTCGCCGACCTCGCCGCCGAAGTGACTTCGGCGCTGCCGGGGCACGTCGTCGACGTCCGGCTCGACGGCCGCGACGTGCGCGTCGTCGTCACCGGTGCGGGTGAGGGCGCCGAGCAGTCCGCGCCCCGCTCCGAGGCGCCGCGGGAGACCCCGCGCGCGCCCAAGGTGGACACGGGCGACATCACCCGCATCACGTTGCGCCTGTTCGAGCAGGTCAAGGGCCAGGCCGAAGCCGCGGCCGCCTCGCAGGGCGTTTCGCTGAACACGTTCGTCTCGCAGGCCGTCCAGGGCGCGCTGGGCAAGAGCGGGAGCGAGCACTGGCAGCACAAGCAGAAGCCTGGCGGCGGTGCCGGTTCGCACCTGCACGGCTGGGTCCAGGGCTGA
- a CDS encoding VWA domain-containing protein yields MGRHATSRTRRRILLPLLALALVAVLGAATWVAVAMARSEPDCETTRVVVAASPDIAPAVAEAADALDLACVAFDIQPRESLQMAKELSGTAPKPQAWIPSSTLFLRRATGVPPSGPSIASSPVVLAVAEPVARALGWPREPLTWPEVLGHAGIVAGMPDPARDPVGVSALLALREVTEDDSDPAAAYVALLRKFSATTSGATVFPAAENAVLRHNSGLSEGETALVAVYSPAAMALDYPFVEIAGATPRQAEAVAELKRALLYGAATGTRSELRAPGGQALRLTETDRRVEAHGQRSSEIPAAAEVDKALSHWAGVNASARVQVLIDVSGSMSAPVPGTGKSRLAITLEAAENALHLFKSTSQVRFLAFATKVDGERDYREILPMAPVGQQLAAVDRLRAVRAVPDGQTGLYDSVLDVYRLAHKEFERGKLNLVIVMTDGRNTDPGGISRENLVAELGKLRDREPPVPVIAIGIGPDADETELGQLVAPAGGQAFLSRDPAKIEEVFYGALGRIAGAG; encoded by the coding sequence ATGGGACGCCACGCCACCAGCAGGACCCGAAGACGGATACTGCTCCCGCTGCTGGCGCTCGCGCTGGTGGCCGTGCTCGGCGCGGCCACCTGGGTCGCCGTGGCCATGGCGCGGTCCGAACCCGACTGCGAGACCACGCGGGTGGTCGTCGCCGCGTCACCCGACATCGCCCCCGCCGTCGCGGAGGCGGCGGACGCCCTCGATCTCGCGTGTGTCGCGTTCGACATCCAGCCCCGGGAATCCCTTCAGATGGCGAAGGAACTCTCCGGAACCGCGCCCAAGCCTCAGGCCTGGATCCCGTCGTCGACGCTGTTCCTGAGGCGGGCCACCGGTGTTCCGCCGTCGGGGCCGTCGATCGCCAGTTCCCCGGTGGTGCTCGCGGTCGCGGAACCGGTCGCGCGGGCGCTCGGCTGGCCCCGCGAGCCGCTGACGTGGCCGGAAGTGCTGGGCCACGCCGGGATCGTCGCCGGAATGCCGGATCCGGCACGCGATCCCGTCGGAGTCTCGGCGCTGCTGGCACTCCGCGAGGTCACGGAGGATGACTCGGACCCGGCCGCCGCGTACGTCGCCTTGCTCCGGAAGTTCTCCGCCACCACTTCGGGTGCGACGGTGTTCCCCGCGGCGGAGAACGCGGTGCTGCGGCACAATTCCGGGCTCTCCGAAGGCGAGACCGCGCTGGTGGCCGTGTACTCGCCCGCGGCCATGGCGCTCGACTATCCGTTCGTCGAGATCGCGGGGGCGACCCCGCGGCAGGCCGAGGCCGTCGCGGAGCTCAAACGCGCCCTGCTCTACGGCGCCGCGACCGGCACGCGGTCCGAACTGCGTGCCCCGGGCGGGCAAGCGTTGCGGCTGACCGAAACCGATCGACGCGTCGAGGCACATGGACAGCGAAGTAGCGAGATCCCGGCCGCCGCCGAGGTCGACAAGGCGCTCAGCCACTGGGCCGGGGTGAACGCGAGCGCCCGGGTCCAGGTGCTGATCGACGTCTCCGGCTCGATGAGCGCGCCGGTCCCGGGAACCGGGAAATCCCGCCTGGCGATCACGCTGGAGGCGGCGGAGAACGCCCTGCACTTGTTCAAATCCACGTCACAGGTCCGTTTTCTGGCCTTCGCGACCAAAGTGGACGGTGAGCGGGACTACCGGGAGATCCTGCCGATGGCCCCGGTCGGGCAGCAGCTGGCGGCGGTCGATCGGTTGCGTGCCGTCCGCGCCGTACCGGACGGGCAGACCGGGCTCTACGACAGCGTCCTCGACGTCTACCGGCTGGCGCACAAGGAATTCGAGCGGGGAAAGCTGAACCTCGTCATCGTGATGACCGACGGCCGCAACACCGATCCCGGCGGCATCAGCCGCGAGAACCTGGTGGCCGAGCTGGGAAAGCTGCGCGACCGGGAGCCTCCGGTGCCGGTGATCGCCATCGGGATCGGCCCGGACGCCGACGAGACCGAACTCGGGCAGCTCGTCGCGCCCGCCGGTGGACAGGCCTTCCTCAGCCGTGATCCCGCGAAGATCGAAGAGGTGTTCTACGGGGCTCTCGGCCGGATCGCCGGCGCTGGATGA
- a CDS encoding serine/threonine-protein kinase yields the protein MTDEQTRPYGPPQQTQQATGARIVAGRYALLGELGRGGMGIVWRAQDQVIGRQVAIKELKFPNAPEDASVLSERMLREVRSGGRLNDPAVVTVYDVVTENGATYIVMELVEAPTLADLVRDRGPLPAQQIALVGERVLSALRAAHAAGIVHRDVKPANIMVAPDGRVKLTDFGIAHAADDPRLTTSGMIVGSPAFMAPERVEGRDAMPESDLWSLGTTLFFAAEGIVAFERSTTAATLHAIMTEAPYLTRVQGPLAAAILGLLVTKPEARMSYDQVRSLLAAAQGVQAQPTPPSGGTAMMPQSGQPMTRLAPAPEAKRNLRPLWLSLAAVAVIGALVGGIFLGRWMAAPEGSSQAQPTLTYGINGQVKLGSSGDCYNVPLREGINLNDGVSCDKDHLLEIFSKRALLEVESPSDDDAKIAEYPGAETVNRIAEATCSATFNSNVVPAAQRATLTWRAVVPTEAEWKRPPGEEDHTYSRGYYCLLAKTDGSQIPSQITTKVK from the coding sequence TTGACCGACGAACAGACCCGTCCGTACGGGCCGCCCCAGCAGACGCAGCAGGCCACCGGCGCGCGGATCGTCGCCGGCCGATACGCCCTGCTGGGCGAGCTCGGCCGCGGCGGGATGGGCATCGTCTGGCGTGCGCAGGACCAGGTGATCGGCCGTCAGGTGGCGATCAAGGAACTGAAGTTCCCGAACGCCCCCGAGGACGCCTCGGTGCTGTCGGAGCGGATGCTGCGCGAGGTCCGCTCCGGCGGCCGCCTCAACGATCCGGCCGTCGTCACCGTGTACGACGTCGTCACCGAGAACGGCGCCACCTACATCGTGATGGAGCTGGTCGAGGCGCCGACGCTGGCCGACCTGGTGCGCGACCGCGGTCCGCTGCCCGCCCAGCAGATCGCGCTGGTGGGGGAACGGGTGCTGTCCGCACTGCGGGCCGCGCACGCCGCCGGGATCGTGCACCGCGACGTCAAACCCGCGAACATCATGGTCGCGCCGGACGGCCGGGTGAAGCTCACCGACTTCGGTATCGCGCACGCCGCCGACGACCCGCGCCTGACCACCAGCGGCATGATCGTCGGCTCGCCCGCGTTCATGGCGCCGGAACGGGTCGAGGGCCGCGACGCGATGCCGGAATCCGACCTCTGGTCGCTGGGCACGACGCTGTTCTTCGCCGCGGAAGGCATCGTCGCGTTCGAACGGTCGACCACCGCGGCGACGCTGCACGCGATCATGACCGAGGCGCCGTACCTGACCCGGGTCCAGGGCCCGCTGGCCGCCGCGATCCTCGGCCTGCTGGTCACCAAACCCGAGGCGCGGATGTCCTACGACCAGGTGCGCAGCCTGCTCGCGGCCGCGCAGGGCGTGCAGGCCCAGCCCACGCCGCCTTCGGGCGGAACGGCGATGATGCCGCAGTCCGGCCAGCCGATGACCCGGCTCGCCCCGGCGCCCGAGGCGAAGCGCAACCTGCGCCCGTTGTGGCTCAGCCTCGCCGCGGTGGCCGTGATCGGCGCGCTGGTCGGCGGGATCTTCCTCGGCCGCTGGATGGCCGCGCCCGAGGGGAGTTCACAGGCGCAGCCGACGCTGACCTACGGCATCAACGGCCAGGTCAAGCTCGGTTCGTCCGGGGACTGCTACAACGTGCCGCTCAGAGAGGGCATCAACCTGAACGACGGGGTCAGCTGCGACAAGGACCACCTGCTGGAGATCTTCTCCAAACGGGCCCTGCTCGAAGTCGAGTCCCCCAGCGACGACGACGCGAAGATCGCCGAATACCCGGGCGCGGAAACGGTCAACCGGATCGCCGAGGCGACCTGCTCGGCGACCTTCAATTCGAACGTCGTGCCCGCGGCGCAGCGGGCGACGCTGACCTGGCGGGCGGTCGTCCCGACCGAAGCCGAGTGGAAGCGGCCGCCCGGCGAAGAGGACCACACCTACTCGCGGGGCTACTACTGCCTGCTCGCCAAGACCGACGGGAGCCAGATCCCCTCGCAGATCACGACCAAGGTCAAATAG
- the thyX gene encoding FAD-dependent thymidylate synthase, whose product MAETVSPKVQLIAKTEFFPPSDVPWSTDADGGEALAEFAGRACYQSWKKPNPKTATNAGYLEHIIDVGHLSVLEHGSVSFYITGISRSLTHELIRHRHFSYSQLSQRYVPERDAAFVEPDVIAQDPELHAKFLAASQAAVDAYTELLAGLEEKFADVPSATLRRKQARQAARAVLPNATETRIVVTGNYRAWRHFIAMRATEHADVEIRALAIDCLRELQKASGNVFADFTISALPDGTEVASSPKVLEG is encoded by the coding sequence GTGGCCGAGACCGTGTCACCCAAGGTTCAACTGATCGCGAAGACGGAGTTCTTCCCGCCGTCCGACGTACCGTGGTCGACCGATGCCGACGGTGGTGAGGCGCTGGCCGAATTCGCGGGCCGGGCCTGCTACCAGTCCTGGAAGAAGCCGAACCCGAAGACGGCCACCAACGCCGGCTACCTCGAGCACATCATCGACGTCGGCCACCTGTCGGTGCTGGAGCACGGCTCCGTCAGCTTCTACATCACCGGCATCTCCCGGTCGCTGACGCACGAGCTGATCCGCCACCGTCACTTCTCCTACTCGCAGCTCTCGCAGCGCTACGTGCCGGAGCGCGACGCCGCGTTCGTCGAGCCCGACGTCATCGCGCAGGACCCGGAGCTGCACGCGAAGTTCCTCGCCGCCTCGCAGGCCGCCGTCGATGCCTACACCGAACTGCTCGCCGGGCTGGAGGAGAAGTTCGCCGACGTGCCGAGCGCCACCCTGCGCCGCAAGCAGGCCCGCCAGGCCGCCCGCGCCGTGCTGCCGAACGCGACCGAGACCCGCATCGTGGTCACCGGCAACTACCGCGCCTGGCGGCACTTCATCGCGATGCGCGCCACCGAGCACGCCGACGTCGAAATCCGCGCCCTGGCCATCGACTGCCTGCGCGAGCTGCAGAAGGCCTCCGGCAACGTCTTCGCGGACTTCACCATCTCCGCGCTGCCCGACGGCACCGAGGTCGCGTCCAGCCCGAAGGTTCTCGAGGGCTGA
- a CDS encoding HAD domain-containing protein: MRPVLFLDVDGPLNPFAAKPKPPGFVEHKFRIRGWSRRHPLRMWLNPGHGTALLDAAGNAELVWATTWGHQANTMVGPAIGLPTLPAVDCANVDSGWKFDAVARYAGPRPLVWLDDDFDLYPAARDAFLARRDGMVTHLVRVDPRTGITDVHLAAVREHLK; the protein is encoded by the coding sequence ATGCGGCCGGTCTTGTTCCTCGACGTCGACGGCCCGCTGAACCCGTTCGCCGCCAAGCCCAAACCGCCGGGATTCGTCGAGCACAAGTTCCGGATCCGGGGCTGGAGCCGGCGGCATCCACTGCGGATGTGGCTCAACCCGGGCCACGGGACGGCGCTGCTCGACGCGGCCGGGAACGCGGAGCTGGTCTGGGCGACCACCTGGGGGCACCAGGCGAACACCATGGTGGGCCCGGCCATCGGCCTGCCCACGCTTCCCGCCGTGGACTGCGCGAACGTCGACAGCGGCTGGAAGTTCGACGCCGTCGCCCGCTACGCCGGGCCGCGCCCTCTCGTCTGGCTGGATGACGATTTCGACCTGTATCCCGCCGCCAGGGACGCGTTCCTGGCCCGGCGGGACGGGATGGTCACGCACCTGGTGCGGGTCGATCCGCGCACGGGTATCACCGATGTCCATCTGGCGGCCGTTCGCGAGCACCTGAAATGA
- a CDS encoding GNAT family N-acetyltransferase, with the protein MAAAEVRPAVVSDAPEIARIQRDTWRSAYTELLGEAAVAGLDIEELEKTWIETIEYPGTRVFLATEGEFTVGFCVVGRAPVSEVATADGSLPDDASTTALIASLLVEPRWGRRGHAGRLLANASAWLREDGATRGISWVAQTDHASLGFFRRAGWSPDGTVRILDTGSTNVREVRLTGGLDLELTP; encoded by the coding sequence ATGGCCGCCGCCGAAGTCCGCCCAGCAGTCGTGTCCGACGCCCCCGAGATCGCCCGCATCCAGCGCGATACCTGGCGAAGCGCCTACACGGAGCTGCTCGGCGAAGCGGCTGTCGCCGGGCTCGACATCGAGGAGCTCGAAAAGACCTGGATCGAGACGATCGAGTACCCGGGCACGCGTGTCTTCCTCGCCACCGAAGGCGAGTTCACCGTCGGCTTCTGCGTCGTCGGCCGCGCCCCGGTGAGCGAGGTCGCCACGGCCGACGGTTCGCTGCCCGACGACGCTTCGACGACGGCGCTCATCGCCTCGCTGCTGGTCGAGCCTCGCTGGGGACGGCGCGGGCACGCGGGACGGTTGCTGGCGAACGCGTCCGCCTGGCTGCGCGAGGACGGCGCCACCCGCGGGATCAGCTGGGTCGCCCAGACCGATCACGCGTCACTGGGTTTCTTCCGCCGCGCGGGCTGGTCGCCCGACGGGACCGTCCGCATCCTCGACACCGGAAGCACGAACGTGCGCGAAGTCCGGCTCACCGGCGGGCTCGACCTCGAGCTCACTCCCTGA
- a CDS encoding ribonuclease J, giving the protein MSSLPTGPGPTTPPPALPEGALRVVALGGIGEVGRNMTVFEFDGRLLIVDCGVLFPEDDQPGVDLILPDFRAIEDRLEDIDGLVLTHGHEDHIGAVPFLLRLVPDLKIYGSRFTNALLAAKAKEHRQRPNLIEVREGERRKVGRFDLEFFAVNHSIPDALAVAIRTPAGVVLHTGDIKLDQLPLDGRLTDLAGFSRLGDEGVDLFCVDSTNAEVPGFVMPERDIGPVLDDVVRKVGQRVIVACFASHVHRVQQVLDAAVRHGRRVAFVGRSMVRNMGIAADLGLLNVPDGLLVNLDQASDLPEGKVLFVSTGSQGEPLSALSRMARGEHRQISIRAGDTVVLASSMIPGNETAVFGVVNGLTRLGANVVHQGNAKVHVSGHASAGELLYLYNAVRPSNVMPVHGEWKHLRANGELAVRTGVAPENVVIAEDGVVVDLVDGKATRTGRVEVGHVYVDGLSVGDVGESTLSDRLVLGEGGFIAITVAVDTSTGRAVTRPTVSGRGFSDDPKALDAVVPMVEMELARTEAEGITDTHRIAQAVRRVVGRWVADTYRRRPMIVPTVIPV; this is encoded by the coding sequence GTGAGTTCATTGCCAACCGGACCCGGACCGACCACCCCACCGCCCGCGCTGCCCGAAGGCGCCTTGCGCGTGGTCGCGCTCGGCGGGATCGGCGAAGTCGGCCGCAACATGACCGTCTTCGAATTCGACGGCCGTCTGCTGATCGTCGACTGCGGGGTCCTCTTCCCCGAGGACGACCAGCCCGGCGTCGACCTGATCCTGCCCGACTTCCGCGCGATCGAAGACCGCCTCGAGGACATCGACGGTCTCGTCCTCACCCACGGGCACGAGGACCACATCGGCGCCGTCCCGTTCCTGCTGCGGCTCGTGCCGGACCTGAAGATCTACGGCTCCCGGTTCACGAACGCGCTGCTCGCGGCCAAGGCCAAGGAACACCGCCAGCGGCCGAACCTGATCGAGGTCCGCGAGGGCGAGCGACGCAAGGTCGGCCGGTTCGACCTCGAGTTCTTCGCGGTCAACCACTCGATCCCGGACGCGCTCGCGGTGGCCATCCGCACGCCGGCGGGGGTCGTGCTGCACACCGGCGACATCAAGCTCGACCAGCTCCCGCTCGACGGCAGGCTGACCGACCTCGCCGGGTTCTCCCGGCTCGGCGACGAGGGCGTGGACCTGTTCTGCGTCGACTCGACCAACGCCGAGGTGCCCGGTTTCGTCATGCCGGAACGCGACATCGGCCCGGTGCTCGACGACGTCGTCCGCAAGGTCGGCCAGCGGGTCATCGTGGCCTGTTTCGCGAGCCACGTGCACCGGGTCCAGCAGGTGCTCGACGCGGCCGTGCGGCACGGGCGCCGGGTCGCGTTCGTCGGCCGGTCGATGGTCCGGAACATGGGTATCGCGGCCGATCTCGGCCTGCTGAACGTGCCCGACGGTCTGCTGGTCAACCTCGACCAGGCCAGTGACCTGCCCGAGGGCAAGGTGCTGTTCGTGTCGACCGGTTCGCAGGGCGAGCCGCTGTCGGCGCTGTCGCGGATGGCGCGCGGCGAACACCGGCAGATCTCGATCCGCGCCGGCGACACCGTCGTCCTGGCCAGCTCGATGATCCCGGGCAACGAGACCGCGGTCTTCGGGGTCGTCAACGGCCTCACCCGGCTCGGCGCGAACGTCGTGCACCAGGGCAACGCCAAGGTGCACGTGTCCGGGCACGCGTCGGCGGGCGAGCTGCTGTACCTGTACAACGCGGTGCGCCCCAGCAACGTCATGCCGGTGCACGGCGAGTGGAAGCACCTGCGCGCCAACGGGGAGCTGGCCGTGCGCACCGGTGTCGCGCCGGAGAACGTGGTGATCGCCGAGGACGGTGTCGTGGTCGACCTCGTCGACGGCAAGGCCACGCGGACCGGCCGGGTCGAGGTCGGGCACGTGTACGTCGACGGCCTCTCGGTCGGCGACGTCGGCGAGTCGACCCTGTCCGACCGGCTCGTGCTCGGCGAGGGCGGGTTCATCGCCATCACCGTCGCCGTGGACACCAGCACCGGCCGCGCGGTGACGCGGCCGACGGTGTCCGGACGCGGGTTCTCCGACGACCCGAAGGCGCTCGACGCCGTGGTCCCGATGGTGGAGATGGAACTCGCCAGGACCGAGGCCGAGGGCATCACCGACACGCACCGCATCGCGCAGGCCGTGCGCCGCGTCGTCGGCCGCTGGGTCGCCGACACCTACCGGCGCCGCCCGATGATCGTGCCGACGGTCATCCCCGTCTAG
- a CDS encoding winged helix-turn-helix domain-containing protein yields the protein MSTTTISGPVARRIALAAQGFADARPGGAVTRRHLQRVLSRIQLLQLDSVNVAVRAHYMPLFSRLGAYEPTLVDDAAWSHSARKPRMLVESWAHEASLLPVADWPLLRSGAKRMGWWTNYARVLDQTPQLVDDILTVIKEQGPIGAGGIERALEGKSGGSRPGSWWERSEVKKACEWLFGMGQLTTGTRRSFERLYDLTERVVPPEILSRTVSPEEGARELITRAAVALGIGTEPDLRDYYRLGPDVSKRAVAELVEEGVLEPVTVDGWPAPAYRHVAAKAPRSVTGRALLSPFDPLIWERARTERIFDFFYRIEIYVPEPKRIYGYYVFPFLLDGELVGRVDLKCDRAAGVLRVQGAFAEPGVDVARVAGELAGELRLMAEWQGLDGVAVGERGDLAPVLSRLVR from the coding sequence ATGAGCACTACGACCATCAGCGGTCCGGTCGCGCGCCGGATCGCCCTGGCCGCACAAGGGTTCGCCGACGCGCGTCCCGGTGGAGCGGTGACGAGGAGGCATCTGCAGCGCGTGCTGTCGCGGATCCAGTTGCTGCAACTGGATTCGGTGAACGTCGCGGTCCGCGCGCACTACATGCCGTTGTTCTCCCGGCTCGGCGCGTACGAGCCCACGCTGGTGGACGACGCGGCCTGGTCCCATTCGGCGCGCAAACCCCGGATGCTGGTCGAATCCTGGGCGCACGAGGCGAGCCTGCTGCCGGTGGCGGACTGGCCGCTGTTGCGGTCCGGGGCGAAGCGCATGGGCTGGTGGACGAACTACGCGCGCGTGCTGGACCAGACGCCGCAGCTGGTGGACGACATCCTGACCGTGATCAAGGAACAGGGACCGATCGGCGCGGGTGGCATCGAGCGCGCGCTGGAGGGCAAGTCGGGTGGTTCGAGGCCCGGTTCGTGGTGGGAGCGGTCCGAGGTCAAGAAGGCCTGCGAGTGGCTTTTCGGCATGGGGCAGCTGACCACCGGCACGCGCCGGTCGTTCGAGCGGCTGTACGACCTGACCGAACGCGTCGTCCCGCCGGAGATCCTGTCGCGGACCGTGAGCCCGGAGGAAGGCGCCCGCGAACTGATCACCCGCGCGGCCGTCGCGCTGGGCATCGGCACCGAACCGGATCTGCGGGACTACTACCGGCTGGGCCCCGACGTCAGCAAGCGGGCGGTGGCGGAACTGGTCGAGGAGGGTGTGCTGGAACCGGTGACCGTGGACGGCTGGCCCGCCCCGGCATACCGGCACGTCGCGGCGAAGGCGCCGAGGTCGGTCACCGGCCGGGCCCTGCTGTCGCCCTTCGACCCGCTGATCTGGGAACGCGCCCGCACCGAGCGCATCTTCGACTTCTTCTACCGCATCGAGATCTACGTGCCCGAGCCGAAGCGGATCTACGGGTACTACGTGTTCCCGTTCCTGCTCGACGGCGAACTCGTCGGCCGGGTCGACCTCAAATGCGATCGCGCCGCCGGGGTGCTTCGCGTCCAGGGCGCCTTCGCCGAGCCTGGGGTGGATGTCGCGCGGGTCGCCGGTGAGCTGGCGGGCGAGCTGCGGCTGATGGCGGAATGGCAGGGGCTGGACGGGGTCGCGGTGGGGGAGCGGGGCGATCTCGCTCCGGTGCTCTCACGCCTCGTGCGCTGA
- a CDS encoding ACT domain-containing protein: MRRLAIDVRPGEYAVARLAPDAPVPANLLDPGEPVLISLTRTPEELSVICPAGLAPAGATVEDGWRLLSVRGPLAFTLTGIIAALSSELAAAGVALFSMSTFDTDHVLVRAAELERAVKALREAGHEVTV, encoded by the coding sequence ATGCGACGCCTCGCGATAGACGTCCGGCCCGGCGAGTACGCGGTCGCCCGCCTCGCCCCGGACGCGCCGGTTCCGGCGAACCTGCTCGACCCCGGCGAGCCCGTGCTGATCTCCCTCACGCGGACGCCGGAAGAGCTGTCGGTGATCTGCCCGGCCGGTCTCGCGCCGGCCGGGGCCACCGTCGAGGACGGCTGGCGGCTGCTGTCGGTCCGCGGACCGCTCGCGTTCACGCTGACCGGCATCATCGCGGCGTTGTCGAGCGAGCTCGCCGCCGCCGGCGTGGCACTGTTCTCGATGTCCACATTCGACACCGACCACGTGCTGGTCCGGGCCGCCGAACTGGAGCGCGCGGTGAAGGCGCTCCGGGAGGCCGGGCACGAGGTCACGGTCTGA
- a CDS encoding DUF4097 family beta strand repeat-containing protein, with product MTEESIPAGEETVRVEDFEAEGPIEVDVSVAIGRVTIELTDGNGVHTEVRRDGGEQQPWVDGMTSLLSWVGERFGDQLGGSPVGSAGSVSDAVAQTRIEKVGNRLVVQAPKAWQLKNVPLAVTVRAPAGSHLEVRAGAADVTVTGSAGRADLMTGAGKIALERANGSAIVRTGTGDIKLGPTLSGLQLRTGSGSVEAASVSGSATVATGTGDVWLGEVAGEVLARTGSGSLSVADAASGTLELTTGSGEVRVGIRGGVQAEIDLSSTTGSVSSELEVAESAPSEVSLKVRARTGTGDAVVTSAAG from the coding sequence ATGACCGAGGAAAGCATTCCCGCCGGTGAAGAGACCGTGCGCGTCGAGGACTTCGAGGCCGAAGGCCCGATCGAGGTCGACGTGAGCGTGGCCATCGGCCGGGTGACCATCGAACTGACCGACGGGAACGGGGTCCACACCGAGGTCCGCCGGGACGGCGGCGAACAGCAGCCGTGGGTGGACGGCATGACGAGCCTGCTCAGCTGGGTCGGGGAACGTTTCGGCGACCAGCTCGGCGGTTCACCGGTGGGGTCGGCGGGCTCCGTGAGTGACGCCGTGGCGCAGACGCGGATCGAGAAGGTCGGCAACCGGCTGGTCGTCCAGGCGCCGAAGGCCTGGCAGCTGAAGAACGTCCCGCTCGCCGTGACCGTCCGGGCGCCCGCCGGTTCGCATCTGGAGGTGCGGGCCGGGGCGGCCGACGTGACGGTCACCGGCTCCGCCGGACGGGCCGACCTCATGACCGGCGCGGGCAAGATCGCGCTCGAACGAGCCAACGGTTCGGCGATCGTCCGCACCGGCACCGGCGACATCAAGCTCGGGCCGACCCTGTCCGGTCTCCAGCTGCGCACCGGCAGCGGCTCCGTCGAGGCGGCGTCGGTGAGCGGTTCGGCCACGGTCGCGACCGGCACGGGTGACGTCTGGCTCGGCGAGGTCGCGGGCGAGGTCCTGGCGCGCACCGGCAGTGGCTCCCTCTCAGTGGCGGACGCCGCTTCCGGGACGCTGGAACTGACCACCGGATCGGGTGAGGTCCGCGTCGGGATCCGCGGCGGTGTCCAGGCGGAGATCGACCTCTCGTCGACGACCGGATCGGTGTCGAGCGAACTGGAGGTCGCGGAGAGCGCGCCTTCGGAGGTCTCGCTGAAGGTGCGGGCGCGTACCGGCACGGGTGACGCGGTGGTGACCAGCGCGGCCGGCTGA
- the dapA gene encoding 4-hydroxy-tetrahydrodipicolinate synthase: protein MSTPPTAAPGRPFGRVLTAMATPFDADGALDLKRAQELAEHLVELGNDGLVVNGTTGESPTTTDTEKAELVRAVVEAVGDRATIVAGAGTNNTAHSIEQAKQAEAAGAHGILVVTPYYSRPSQAGLYAHFTTVADASGLPVMLYDIPPRSIVPIEVDTLLRLAEHPRILAVKDAKGDLIAGSEVIANSQLAYYSGDDGLNLPWVSVGGAGVVSVIGHVVAGRIRGMMDAYESGDTSTARTNHRGMLPVLRAMSRVGGVAFSKAALKLRGFDIGDPRLPIVAASDEQLQAISADLAQGGVPLGESAASDWHGARVAQADSAAAYTAPTSHTSVGTMPR, encoded by the coding sequence ATGTCCACTCCACCTACCGCAGCGCCGGGAAGACCGTTCGGGCGCGTGCTCACCGCGATGGCCACCCCCTTCGACGCCGACGGGGCGCTGGACCTGAAGCGGGCGCAGGAGCTGGCCGAACACCTCGTGGAACTGGGCAACGACGGTCTCGTCGTGAACGGCACGACGGGGGAGAGCCCCACCACCACCGACACCGAGAAGGCCGAGCTGGTCCGCGCCGTCGTCGAAGCCGTCGGTGACCGCGCGACGATCGTCGCCGGGGCGGGCACGAACAACACCGCGCACAGCATCGAGCAGGCGAAGCAGGCCGAAGCGGCGGGCGCCCACGGCATCCTCGTCGTCACGCCGTACTACTCGCGGCCCAGCCAGGCCGGGCTCTACGCGCACTTCACCACGGTCGCCGACGCCTCCGGCCTGCCGGTGATGCTCTACGACATCCCGCCGCGCTCGATCGTGCCCATCGAGGTCGACACGCTGCTGCGGCTCGCCGAGCATCCGCGCATCCTCGCGGTCAAGGACGCCAAGGGCGACCTGATCGCCGGCTCCGAGGTCATCGCGAACTCGCAGCTCGCCTACTACTCCGGCGACGACGGCCTCAACCTGCCGTGGGTCTCGGTCGGCGGCGCGGGCGTGGTCAGCGTGATCGGGCACGTCGTGGCGGGCCGCATCCGCGGCATGATGGACGCCTACGAGTCCGGCGACACCTCCACCGCGCGCACCAACCACCGCGGCATGCTGCCGGTCCTGCGGGCGATGTCCCGCGTCGGCGGGGTCGCCTTCTCGAAGGCGGCCCTGAAGCTGCGCGGATTCGACATCGGCGACCCGCGGCTGCCCATCGTGGCCGCGAGCGACGAGCAGCTCCAGGCGATTTCCGCCGATCTCGCCCAGGGGGGCGTGCCGCTCGGGGAAAGCGCCGCCAGTGACTGGCATGGTGCACGAGTGGCACAAGCAGATTCAGCGGCGGCCTACACGGCGCCGACCTCACATACCAGCGTAGGGACCATGCCTCGGTGA